In Nicotiana tabacum cultivar K326 chromosome 17, ASM71507v2, whole genome shotgun sequence, one DNA window encodes the following:
- the LOC107795660 gene encoding putative pentatricopeptide repeat-containing protein At3g01580 has protein sequence MRSREIVLKLVRVCTTAKLLTQLHSLTIRTGLNHDTHFAAKLTELYFELLPVQTARKVFDEIPHPSAATCNRILQRFCGKKRYGEVLSLFSSMLSFQKPDHFTLLFALKACSALKTLNFGKTIHGFGIKHGNIHSNMFLGSALIEFYSKCGDMDDALRVFEEYTKPDLVLWTTLVTGYEQSFKPDEALAVFTGMMMTRGISPDPVTLVTVVSACTQVLNLKAGKSVHGLVIRMGSEIPLPLLNSLLNLYAKTGSIEYAGNLFRMMEEIDVISWSCIISCCAHNGATDRAISLFDEMIHKGVEPNSVCVISALQACEACCNLEKGRQIHELAFQKGLELDILVSTALIDMYMSCCSPKEASMVFDRMLNKDVVSWFALLCGCVQNGMFYKSMQIFCDMTASDIQPDATVMVKILVACSELGITHLTSCLHGHVIRGGFFSNSFVRASLIECYAKCGSLGEAVNVFEGLADDKDIVVWSSMFAGYGIHGQAKESIKLFRRMVRDSSVGPNKVTFLSILAACSHAGLVEEGIEFFNMMLNEYQMMPESKHYAIIVDLLGRTGELDKAICFINQMHSQVGAHVWGALLGACKIHQNAEIGEVAARNLLQLDPVHAGYYILLSNMYAVDGKWDDAAGLRSSIKEKQLKKITGQSVVRL, from the coding sequence ATGAGATCACGGGAAATTGTGTTGAAGCTTGTCAGAGTATGTACAACAGCCAAATTGCTGACCCAATTGCATTCTCTAACCATAAGAACTGGACTAAATCACGACACTCACTTCGCCGCTAAACTGACTGAGCTCTATTTTGAATTGTTACCTGTTCAAACTGCCCGTaaagtgtttgatgaaattcctcACCCAAGTGCAGCCACCTGCAATCGCATTCTACAACGCTTTTGTGGAAAAAAACGATATGGGGAAGTACTGTCTCTCTTTTCATCTATGTTGTCATTCCAAAAGCCTGATCATTTCACATTACTTTTTGCATTAAAGGCGTGCTCAGCATTAAAAACACTAAATTTTGGCAAAACGATTCATGGCTTCGGGATAAAACATGGTAACATTCATTCAAACATGTTTCTTGGCTCGGCCCTCATTGAGTTTTACTCAAAATGTGGAGATATGGACGACGCTTTGCGCGTCTTTGAGGAATATACAAAGCCTGATCTTGTTTTGTGGACTACATTGGTTACTGGTTATGAGCAAAGCTTTAAGCCTGATGAAGCATTAGCTGTTTTTACTGGAATGATGATGACACGTGGCATTAGTCCAGATCCAGTGACTCTTGTCACTGTTGTTTCTGCTTGTACTCAGGTGCTGAATTTAAAAGCTGGAAAAAGTGTTCATGGGCTTGTAATTAGAATGGGTTCTGAAATTCCCCTGCCTTTATTGAACTCTTTGCTGAATTTATATGCGAAAACTGGGTCCATAGAGTACGCAGGAAATCTGTTTAGAATGATGGAAGAAATAGATGTAATTTCTTGGAGTTGTATAATTTCTTGTTGTGCTCATAATGGTGCTACTGATAGAGCAATAAGTCTTTTTGATGAGATGATACACAAAGGAGTTGAACCCAACTCAGTTTGCGTGATCAGTGCTTTACAAGCGTGTGAAGCTTGTTGTAATTTAGAAAAGGGCAGGCAAATACATGAACTAGCTTTTCAGAAAGGTCTTGAACTAGACATATTGGTTTCCACGGCTTTGATTGATATGTACATGAGCTGTTGTTCACCTAAGGAAGCGAGTATGGTATTCGATAGGATGCTGAACAAAGATGTTGTTTCTTGGTTTGCTTTGTTATGTGGTTGTGTTCAAAATGGAATGTTCTACAAGTCGATGCAAATCTTTTGTGATATGACGGCTAGTGATATCCAACCTGATGCTACTGTGATGGTTAAAATTCTCGTAGCTTGTTCTGAGTTGGGGATTACTCATTTGACTTCTTGTCTTCATGGTCATGTAATTAGAGGTGGTTTCTTCAGCAATTCTTTCGTCAGGGCTTCACTTATTGAATGTTATGCAAAATGTGGTAGCTTGGGGGAGGCTGTCAATGTTTTTGAAGGATTAGCAGATGATAAGGATATTGTTGTCTGGAGCTCCATGTTTGCAGGCTATGGAATTCATGGGCAAGCTAAGGAATCGATTAAGTTATTTCGTCGTATGGTTAGAGATTCCTCAGTTGGGCCGAACAAAGTTACCTTCCTTTCAATTTTAGCAGCCTGTAGTCATGCAGGTCTTGTTGAGGAAGGAATTGAATTTTTCAACATGATGTTAAATGAATACCAAATGATGCCAGAGTCAAAGCATTATGCAATCATTGTTGATTTACTCGGACGAACTGGAGAATTGGACAAGGCAATATGCTTTATTAACCAAATGCATTCACAGGTTGGAGCACACGTATGGGGCGCATTGCTTGGTGCCTGCAAGATTCATCAGAATGCAGAGATTGGAGAAGTCGCTGCCAGGAATCTTCTCCAGTTAGATCCAGTTCATGCAGGATATTATATCCTGTTATCAAATATGTATGCTGTTGATGGGAAGTGGGATGATGCAGCTGGACTTAGAAGTTCAATTAAAGAGAAACAATTGAAAAAGATAACTGGCCAAAGTGTTGTTAGACTTTAG
- the LOC107795657 gene encoding altered inheritance of mitochondria protein 32: protein MPFKHLRHSLSSITFYLHFSPTISPKPFFTRFSAVILSHAMAGTPENFSTDATTPAVAEADDVKFGFQRAEMYRSNLAGTATSYDRHLFLCYKSHETWPSRVEAADSDLLPKLLSNALIARKDDITIKTILTICEVRDDMEVSDGDVLIFPEMIKYRDLKESDVDAFVDDVLVNGNPWSSGLQESLSGSYVFVCAHNNRDKRCGVCGPILIEEFGKAIESKGSKDKVYVTACSHIGGHKYAGNVIIFSPDKDGKIVGHWYGYVAPDDVPVLLDEHIGEGKVIERLWRGQMGQYEKVTEKVNEQRVPEVTNEEKKPLENGSQESVTGFSCCQGAAGVSCCRDASAEQKESKKGQGRVSNWFGKWEQREVLTAVGVVGAVAVVAVAYGFYKKAR from the exons ATGCCTTTTAAACATCTACGGCATTCTCTCTCCTCAATCACATTTTACTTGCACTTCTCTCCAACAATCTCTCCAAAACCCTTCTTCACTCGCTTCTCTGCTGTAATCCTATCTCACGCGATGGCCGGAACACCGGAAAACTTCTCCACCGACGCTACTACTCCCGCCGTCGCCGAAGCCGACGATGTCAAGTTTGGGTTTCAGCGTGCGGAGATGTACCGGAGTAACCTTGCCGGTACTGCTACTTCCTACGATCGTCATCTGTTCCTCTGCTACAAATCTCACGAGACTTGGCCTTCTCGCGTCGAAGCCGCTGATTCCGATCTGCTTCCGAAGTTACTCTCTAATGCTCTTATAGCTCGTAAGGATGATATTACAATTAAG ACTATTTTGACGATATGCGAAGTACGTGATGACATGGAAGTATCAGATGGAGATGTTTTGATTTTTCCTGAAATGATCAAATACAG GGATTTGAAGGAGTCGGATGTGGATGCATttgttgatgatgtgcttgtcaaTGGAAATCCTTGGAGCTCTGGATTGCAGGAGTCGCTGAGTGGTTCTTATGTGTTTGTCTGTGCCCATAATAATCGAGATAAAAGATGTGGTGTTTGTGGACCAATTCTGATTGAGGAGTTTGGCAAGGCGATTGAGTCCAAGGGCTCGAAAGACAAAGTTTATGTGACAGCTTGTTCCCATATTGGTGGACACAAGTATGCTGGTAATGTCATAATCTTCAGTCCGGACAAAGATGGGAAAATTGTTGGTCACTG GTATGGCTATGTTGCACCAGATGATGTACCTGTTTTGCTTGATGAGCATATTGGAGAGGGAAAAGTCATTGAACGACTTTGGAG GGGCCAAATGGGACAATATGAGAAGGTAACTGAGAAAGTGAATGAACAGAGGGTTCCGGAAGTAACCAATGAAGAAAAGAAGCCTCTAGAAAATGGAAGCCAGGAGAGTGTAACTGGTTTCAGCTGTTGCCAAGGTGCTGCAGGAGTTTCTTGTTGTAGAGATGCAAGTGCTGAACAGAAAGAGAGTAAGAAGGGGCAGGGAAGAGTTTCAAACTGGTTCGGCAAATGGGAGCAGCGTGAAGTTCTCACAGCCGTGGGAGTGGTTGGAGCAGTGGCTGTTGTTGCTGTGGCTTATGGCTTTTATAAGAAGGCTCGGTGA
- the LOC107795656 gene encoding LOW QUALITY PROTEIN: serine/threonine-protein kinase D6PKL1 (The sequence of the model RefSeq protein was modified relative to this genomic sequence to represent the inferred CDS: deleted 1 base in 1 codon), whose protein sequence is MESLVDGISSLPNGHNSFTAVEYNTPLASQISPPPHPPSMKQSDSRYKESSTSYPIAKELSSNTTCTPNGSVTSSKHSYKTSGDHIQTDNASESTRHHFESNEGKREIRVTEDTINQLAEGCSGEQFLVKDLHHGSKDSTSKAADKGHIEIIENELPPQSGISFCPSPQNSFYSATQYKEARQSFSNTEVSECVSSTVDKSGESGDVSNSCDFVESRKTSFNRGSTGSDVSEESSSSSLNSATYKPHKANDTRWDAIQAIRTREGTLGFNHFRLLKRLGCGDIGSVFLAELIGTTSFFAMKVMDKAALESRKKLVRAQTEREILQSLDHPFLPTLYSHFETDKFSCLVMEFCPGGDLHALRQKQPGKFFPEHAARFYVAEVLLALEYLHMLGIIYRDLKPENGLVREDGHIMLSDFDLSLRCAVSPTLVRSSNSSLESKSSSYCIQPSCVVQPACIQPSCFTPRFLSKPKKEKKSKPKTEIYNQVNHPLPELLAEPTSARSMSFVGTHEYLAPEIIKGEGHGSAVDWWTFGIFLYELLFGQTPFKGAGNRATLFNVVGQPLRFPETPTVSFAARDLIRGLLVKEPQHRLAYRRGATEIKQHPFFQNVNWALIRCASPPDVPRPCMTYDMPRTPPAGKVAGVDVKPSGNYFEIDFF, encoded by the exons ATGGAGTCACTTGTTGATGGAATCAGCTCCTTGCCAAATGGTCACAATTCTTTCACTGCTGTTGAGTACAATACACCTTTGGCCTCCCAGATAAGTCCTCCTCCTCATCCTCCATCAATGAAACAGTCCGATTCCAGATACAAAGAGTCATCTACATCATATCCAATAGCTAAGGAACTTAGCTCCAACACAACATGTACTCCAAATGGATCAGTGACTAGTTCAAAGCATTCTTATAAAACATCCGGTGATCATATACAAACGGACAATGCCTCTGAATCGACGAGACACCATTTTGAATCAAATGAAGGGAAAAGGGAAATTCGGGTAACAGAAGATACTATCAATCAATTAGCAGAAGGTTGTTCCGGAGAGCAGTTTTTAGTCAAGGATTTACATCATGGTTCCAAGGATAGTACTTCAAAAGCTGCTGACAAAGGACATATTGAGATCATTGAAAAT GAGTTGCCACCTCAATCAGGAATCAGCTTTTGTCCTAGTCCTCAGAACAGCTTTTATTCCGCTACACAGTACAAAGAAGCCAGACAAAGTTTCTCAAACACAGAAGTGAGTGAATGTGTTAGCAGCACTGTGGACAAGTCTGGTGAAAGTGGTGATGTTAGTAACTCATGCGATTTCGTTGAGAGCAGAAAGACAAGCTTCAACAGAGGCAGCACGGGTAGTGACGTAAGTGAAGAAAGCAGCTCTAGTAGTCTCAATAGCGCAACATATAAACCGCATAAGGCAAATGATACAAGGTGGGATGCAATTCAAGCCATTAGAACCCGTGAGGGAACGTTGGGCTTTAACCACTTCAGACTTTTGAAGAGATTGGGATGTGGTGATATAGGAAGTGTTTTTCTAGCAGAGTTGATCGGAACAACAAGTTTCTTTGCAATGAAAGTGATGGACAAGGCAGCTCTAGAAAGTCGCAAGAAACTTGTGAGAGCTCAGACTGAAAGAGAGATACTACAGTCTTTGGATCATCCATTTCTACCAACACTGTATTCACACTTTGAAACAGATAAATTTTCCTGCTTGGTTATGGAATTCTGCCCTGGGGGGGATTTACATGCACTTAGACAAAAACAGCCAGGGAAATTTTTTCCCGAGCATGCTGCCAG GTTTTATGTGGCTGAAGTTCTTCTTGCACTAGAGTACCTGCACATGCTTGGAATCATTTACAGAGACCTTAAACCAGAGAACGGTTTGGTACGAGAAGATGGTCATATAATGCTTTCTGATTTTGACCTCTCCTTGAGGTGTGCTGTTAGCCCAACTTTAGTTAGATCCTCAAATTCAAGCTTAGAGTCCAAGAGCTCATCATACTGTATCCAGCCATCTTGTGTCGTACAGCCTGCATGTATCCAACCTTCATGTTTTACACCGCGTTTCCTAAGCAAGCCCAAGAAAGAAAAGAAGTCCAAACCAAAGACTGAAATATACAACCAAGTGAACCACCCTCTTCCAGAACTCCTTGCTGAACCAACGAGTGCTCGATCTATGTCTTTCGTGGGGACACATGAGTACCTGGCACCAGAAATTATTAAAGGTGAAGGACATGGTAGTGCTGTAGATTGGTGGACATTCGGGATCTTTCTCTACGAGCTCTTGTTTGGACAAACTCCGTTCAAGGGAGCGGGCAATAGGGCAACATTGTTTAACGTTGTTGGTCAGCCCTTGAGATTTCCTGAAACACCTACTGTTAGTTTTGCTGCAAGggatttgataagaggtttactTGTGAAGGAGCCACAGCATCGCCTTGCATACAGGCGCGGGGCAACTGAAATAAAACAACATCCTTTCTTTCAGAACGTAAACTGGGCACTCATACGATGTGCTAGTCCTCCAGACGTACCCAGACCGTGCATGACATATGATATGCCCCGAACACCACcagcaggaaaggtggcaggtgttgatgtgaaaccttcaggtaATTATTTCGAGATTGATTTCTTCTGA